From the genome of Rhizophagus irregularis chromosome 29, complete sequence, one region includes:
- a CDS encoding uncharacterized protein (SECRETED:cutsite_AFS-EE; SECRETED:prob_0.7846); SECRETED:SignalP(1-21), translated as MNRLYTLIFILFTFLFVTAFSEEDLIPVKQVTANLLKIRKVGDNKLIAEVTWDGTLERDDEPVKTKFRCFSDAVTVKGPKHGVFGDRKVNFELKVHKKNVNVKCRFGIFDIDSFKNIISFRT; from the exons ATGAATCGCCTATATACcctaatttttattctttttaccTTTCTCTTCGTTACCGCTTTTTCAGAAGAGGATTTAATACCTGTCAAACAAGTTACTGCTAATCTTCTCAAAATCAGAAAAGTTGGagacaataaattaattgcaGAAGTTACATGGGATGGAACACTTGAAAGAGATGATG aaccGGTTAAAACCAAATTTAGATGCTTTTCTGATGCTGTGACTGTTAAAGGTCCTAAG catgGTGTATTTGGTGACCGTAAGGTCAATTTCGAATTAAAGGTTCACAAAAAGAATGTCAATGTGAAATGTCGATTTGGAATTTTCGATATTGACTCTTTCAAGAACATAATTAGTTTCCGAACTTAA
- a CDS encoding uncharacterized protein (SECRETED:cutsite_AFS-EE; SECRETED:prob_0.7838); SECRETED:SignalP(1-21) codes for MNRLYTLIFILFTFLFVTAFSEEDLIPVKQVTANLLKIRKAGHNKLIAEVTWDGTLERDDEPVKTKFRCFSDAVTVKGPKHGVFGDRKVNFELKVHKKNVNVKCRFGIFDIDSFKNIISFRT; via the exons ATGAATCGCCTATATACcctaatttttattctttttaccTTTCTCTTCGTTACCGCTTTTTCAGAAGAGGATTTAATACCTGTCAAACAAGTTACTGCTAATCTTCTCAAAATCAGAAAAGCTGGacacaataaattaattgcaGAAGTTACATGGGATGGAACACTTGAAAGAGATGATG aaccGGTTAAAACCAAATTTAGATGCTTTTCTGATGCTGTGACTGTTAAAGGTCCTAAG catgGTGTATTCGGTGACCGTAAGGTCAATTTCGAATTAAAGGTTCACAAAAAGAATGTCAATGTGAAATGTCGATTTGGAATTTTCGATATTGACTCTTTCAAGAACATAATTAGTTTCCGAACTTAA